In Arcobacter ellisii, a genomic segment contains:
- the bamA gene encoding outer membrane protein assembly factor BamA: MKIRIVVKKKVVLLSLACATALSATTIKSIEYKDVNKISPQILDETLNMKVGDELNEDKLNDAVINFYKQGYFEDIKIVNENGNLKLIFKEKPSIASIDIKGYKSRSEDIETLKNLIRLKKGSMYTEKRIKEAKEKLLSMLESEGFINSVVETEVEKINEQSLKVTFNVNKGDEIIIKKANYHGADNLEQDDFDLVTANKEIEFASWWFGQNDGEVKIDQLKYDARRINDLYYEKGYLDAQVKEPFLDIDFASDQAKLDFFIFEGEKYTTNDIKIYLDSSIVDPATIYPELKLIVGNTFNIKKLRADQDYIKTQVANQGYAFTEVKFDLKKNEAERKVDVIYNVIPGKKVYINDVKISGNNRTLDRVIRRNVFLAPGDLYNLTDFKDSTNKLKRSRFFEDVQIEEKRVSDTKMDIVVKVTEAPTGSLMLGGGYGSYDKFMVNGSISDVNIFGSGMALGLSADLSARTNRFELSLKNPAIRDSDYNGEVEVHSTESEINRDTYDSTIDTKGFSVALGKEVMRNLYAGARYRLDFVSEDYDYTSTFLASRDISKEIYESQDYTSSSITPYLNYDNTDDYYFPREGYRAGVSAEYAGIGGDSKYVKPSAYLKYFYSLEDLTELDWVLRLKTQMKTLIDNGQINQGDSLYLGGPKTLRGYKSSAFPANETGYKTDPYKNLWANSAEMSFPLIPSAKMRWGLFYDYGMIGQDTFNDIERSGAGALLEWISPMGPLQLIFSRALDDEPGDDTSSFEFSLGASF, encoded by the coding sequence ATGAAAATAAGGATAGTTGTGAAAAAGAAAGTCGTACTATTATCTCTTGCTTGTGCAACAGCATTAAGCGCTACTACAATAAAATCAATAGAATATAAAGATGTAAACAAAATTTCACCTCAAATATTAGATGAAACTTTAAATATGAAAGTTGGTGATGAACTTAATGAAGATAAGCTAAATGATGCTGTTATAAATTTTTATAAACAGGGTTATTTTGAAGATATTAAAATTGTAAATGAAAATGGTAATTTAAAATTAATTTTCAAAGAAAAACCTTCAATTGCAAGTATTGATATAAAAGGTTATAAATCAAGAAGTGAAGATATTGAAACTTTAAAAAATCTAATTAGATTAAAAAAAGGTTCAATGTATACTGAAAAAAGAATAAAAGAAGCAAAAGAAAAACTTCTTAGTATGCTTGAAAGTGAAGGATTTATTAACTCTGTTGTAGAAACTGAAGTTGAAAAAATAAACGAGCAATCATTAAAAGTTACTTTTAATGTAAATAAAGGTGATGAAATCATTATTAAAAAAGCAAATTATCACGGTGCTGATAATTTAGAACAAGATGATTTTGATTTAGTTACTGCAAATAAAGAAATAGAGTTTGCTTCTTGGTGGTTTGGACAAAATGATGGTGAAGTAAAAATTGACCAATTAAAGTATGATGCAAGAAGAATTAATGATTTGTATTATGAAAAAGGTTATTTAGATGCTCAAGTTAAAGAACCATTTTTAGATATTGATTTTGCATCTGACCAAGCAAAACTAGACTTCTTTATTTTTGAAGGTGAAAAATATACAACAAATGACATCAAAATATATTTAGATTCATCTATTGTAGACCCTGCAACAATTTATCCTGAATTAAAACTAATTGTGGGAAATACTTTTAATATTAAAAAATTAAGAGCTGACCAAGACTATATAAAAACTCAAGTGGCAAATCAAGGTTACGCTTTTACAGAAGTTAAATTTGATTTAAAGAAAAATGAAGCAGAAAGAAAAGTTGATGTTATTTATAATGTAATTCCTGGTAAAAAAGTTTATATTAATGATGTAAAAATTTCGGGGAATAATAGAACTTTAGATAGAGTAATTAGAAGAAATGTATTCTTAGCTCCTGGAGATTTATATAATTTAACTGATTTTAAAGACTCAACAAATAAATTAAAACGTTCAAGATTCTTTGAAGATGTTCAAATTGAAGAAAAAAGAGTTAGTGATACAAAAATGGATATTGTTGTAAAAGTAACTGAAGCACCAACTGGTTCATTAATGCTAGGTGGAGGATATGGTTCTTACGACAAATTTATGGTTAATGGATCTATTAGCGATGTAAATATTTTTGGTTCAGGAATGGCACTTGGATTAAGTGCAGACTTATCGGCTAGAACAAATAGATTTGAATTAAGTTTAAAAAATCCTGCTATTAGAGATAGTGACTACAATGGTGAAGTAGAAGTTCATAGTACTGAATCAGAAATCAACAGAGATACTTATGATTCAACTATAGATACAAAAGGTTTCTCTGTTGCTTTAGGTAAAGAGGTTATGAGAAACTTATATGCAGGAGCAAGATATAGACTTGATTTTGTTAGTGAAGATTATGATTATACTTCTACTTTTTTAGCATCTAGAGATATTTCTAAAGAAATTTATGAATCACAAGATTATACTTCAAGTTCAATCACACCTTATCTAAATTATGACAACACAGATGATTATTATTTCCCAAGAGAAGGTTATAGAGCTGGAGTTTCAGCTGAATATGCTGGAATTGGTGGAGATTCAAAATATGTAAAACCTAGTGCATATTTAAAATATTTTTACTCTTTAGAAGATTTAACAGAGCTTGATTGGGTATTAAGATTAAAAACTCAAATGAAAACTTTAATTGATAATGGTCAAATTAATCAAGGAGACTCTTTATATCTTGGAGGTCCAAAAACTTTAAGAGGTTATAAATCTTCTGCTTTCCCAGCTAATGAAACAGGTTATAAAACAGACCCTTACAAAAACTTATGGGCAAATTCAGCAGAGATGAGTTTCCCATTAATCCCAAGTGCAAAAATGAGATGGGGATTATTCTATGATTATGGAATGATTGGACAAGATACATTTAATGATATTGAAAGATCAGGAGCTGGTGCATTGTTAGAATGGATTTCACCAATGGGACCATTACAATTAATCTTCTCAAGAGCACTTGATGATGAGCCAGGTGATGATACTTCATCATTTGAATTCTCATTAGGAGCAAGCTTCTAA
- a CDS encoding dehypoxanthine futalosine cyclase, with the protein MVKKLEVDLKKRLTNEEALDLIRNASLLELGEMASAKKAELHPEKLTTFIVDRNINYTNVCWVDCKFCAFFRHGKDEDSYVLKFDEIDEKIEELLAIGGTQILFQGGVHPKLKIDYYEELVNHIHTKYPQITIHGFSAIEIDFIARISKISKLEVLKRLQAKGLSSIPGAGAEILSDRVRDIIAPKKMDTQEWLEVHRLAHSIGMKTTATMMFGTVETDEEIIEHWEHLRKLQDETGGFRAFIMWSFQGKNTKLAEEHPEIKPQSSNRYLRLLAVARLYLDNFKNMQSSWVTQGSYIGQLALKFGANDLGSTMMEENVVKAAGAANRMNQDEMIRLIKDIGEYPAKRNTAYEILERF; encoded by the coding sequence ATGGTTAAAAAACTTGAAGTTGATTTAAAAAAACGACTTACAAATGAAGAAGCACTTGATTTAATAAGAAATGCTTCACTTTTAGAATTAGGTGAAATGGCAAGCGCTAAAAAAGCTGAACTTCATCCAGAAAAATTAACAACATTTATAGTTGATAGAAATATTAACTATACAAATGTTTGTTGGGTAGATTGTAAATTTTGTGCTTTTTTTAGACATGGAAAAGATGAAGATTCATATGTTTTAAAATTTGATGAGATTGATGAAAAGATAGAAGAATTATTAGCTATTGGTGGAACACAAATCCTTTTCCAAGGTGGAGTTCATCCAAAATTAAAAATTGATTATTATGAAGAATTAGTAAATCATATTCATACAAAATATCCACAAATTACAATTCATGGTTTTTCTGCAATTGAAATTGATTTTATTGCTAGAATTTCAAAAATTTCAAAACTTGAAGTTTTAAAAAGATTACAAGCAAAAGGTTTAAGTTCAATTCCAGGAGCTGGTGCTGAAATTTTATCTGATAGAGTAAGGGATATAATTGCTCCTAAAAAAATGGATACCCAAGAATGGTTAGAAGTTCATAGACTTGCTCATTCAATTGGTATGAAAACAACTGCAACTATGATGTTTGGAACAGTTGAAACTGATGAAGAGATAATTGAACATTGGGAACATTTAAGAAAATTACAAGATGAAACAGGTGGATTTAGAGCATTTATTATGTGGTCTTTTCAAGGTAAAAATACAAAACTTGCAGAAGAACATCCTGAAATCAAACCTCAATCTTCAAATAGATATTTAAGATTATTAGCTGTTGCTAGACTCTATTTAGATAACTTTAAAAATATGCAAAGTTCTTGGGTTACACAAGGCTCTTATATCGGTCAACTTGCACTTAAATTTGGAGCAAATGACCTAGGAAGTACCATGATGGAAGAAAATGTTGTAAAAGCAGCAGGTGCAGCAAATAGAATGAATCAAGATGAAATGATAAGATTGATAAAAGATATTGGTGAATATCCTGCAAAAAGAAATACAGCTTATGAGATTTTAGAAAGGTTTTAA
- a CDS encoding M16 family metallopeptidase produces the protein MKIKYYFLFIIAILQGSLMGATIKHINIKGVEIPVIFEEQKSLPILNLQLVFQNSGYIQDKDKNGLVSLSSKLLNEGTKELGATKFAEQLDENAITINTSNGFETLVIELSSLKEESKKAINLLNDLLKSPNFREDTLNKLKTIQIGGLKRKENDFDYIAQNQLKSILFKNTPLENPAAGSVDSISKIKLKDIETFINQTLCLNNLIIVAGGDFNLSEFESLIKPILDNLKVGEKAQAQEIIFSSKKDEKTLIKETEQAYIYFGSSFNINSKDEENYKAKVASFILGGSGFGSRLMEEIRVKRGLAYSAYGSISINKSHTYFNGYLQTKNESADEAQKLVSQIVADFVEKGVTKEELEAAKNFLTGSEPLRSETLAQRLNRAFTLYYRGLEPDYSKKELEKIQNLELDDLNKYIKSHNEINNLTFSIVRK, from the coding sequence ATGAAAATAAAATACTATTTTTTATTTATAATAGCAATTTTACAAGGAAGTTTAATGGGTGCTACAATAAAGCATATTAATATAAAAGGGGTTGAAATCCCTGTAATTTTTGAAGAACAAAAAAGTTTACCAATTTTAAATTTACAGTTAGTTTTTCAAAATTCTGGTTATATTCAAGACAAAGATAAAAATGGATTAGTTAGTCTTTCATCAAAGCTTTTAAATGAAGGAACAAAAGAGTTAGGAGCAACTAAATTTGCAGAACAACTAGATGAAAATGCAATTACAATAAATACTTCAAATGGTTTTGAAACATTAGTAATTGAATTATCAAGCTTAAAAGAAGAATCAAAAAAAGCAATAAATTTATTAAATGATTTATTAAAATCTCCAAATTTCAGAGAAGATACTTTAAATAAATTAAAAACTATTCAAATTGGTGGATTAAAAAGAAAAGAGAATGATTTTGATTATATTGCACAAAATCAGCTAAAATCAATTTTGTTTAAAAATACTCCTTTAGAAAATCCAGCTGCTGGAAGTGTTGATTCAATTTCAAAGATTAAATTAAAAGATATTGAAACTTTTATAAATCAAACTTTATGTTTAAATAACCTAATTATCGTTGCAGGTGGAGATTTTAATTTAAGTGAATTTGAATCTTTAATAAAACCAATATTAGATAATTTAAAAGTTGGAGAAAAAGCTCAAGCTCAAGAGATAATTTTCTCTTCTAAAAAAGATGAAAAAACTTTAATAAAAGAGACGGAACAAGCTTATATCTATTTTGGAAGTTCTTTTAATATAAATTCAAAAGATGAAGAGAATTATAAAGCTAAAGTTGCATCATTTATATTGGGTGGTTCAGGTTTTGGTTCAAGATTAATGGAAGAAATTAGAGTAAAAAGAGGTTTAGCTTATAGTGCTTATGGTTCAATTTCAATAAATAAATCTCATACTTACTTTAATGGTTATTTACAAACTAAAAATGAAAGTGCAGATGAAGCACAAAAACTTGTTTCTCAAATTGTTGCAGATTTTGTTGAAAAAGGTGTAACAAAAGAGGAATTAGAAGCAGCTAAAAACTTTTTAACAGGAAGTGAACCTTTAAGAAGTGAAACTTTAGCTCAAAGATTAAATAGAGCATTTACTCTATACTATAGAGGTTTAGAGCCTGATTATTCTAAAAAAGAGTTAGAAAAAATTCAAAATTTAGAATTAGATGATTTAAACAAATATATAAAATCTCACAATGAGATTAATAATTTAACATTTTCAATTGTAAGGAAATAA
- the gltX gene encoding glutamate--tRNA ligase codes for MLRFAPSPTGDMHIGNLRVAIFNYIVSKQLKEDLIIRIEDTDTERNIEGKDKEILEILNLFSIEYKSLFYQSANLKYHQKMALQLMTQKKAFACFCSDDKLDELREEAKKEGKPFRYDGFCENLSDETVLNTNAPFTVRIKKPEQNIKFTDLLKGDFDYAPFDVDSFIILRQDKTPTYNYACAVDDMLMDISVVIRGEDHVSNTPKQIHVRNSLGYEKEIKYVHLPIILNAQTGKKMSKRDDASSVKWLIEQGFLPSAIANYLVLMGNKTPTEIFTLEEAIEWFKIENVSKSAAKFDIDKLRFINRKHIEMLDEMRLSKILGFADADIGKLGKIFLEEASTTKEIKEKIEPIFAPKTSCEGFEEEFSKLKECLQKAPFFEDYEELKKYVMEQTGLKGKNLFKPLRYILTGVDNGPNISDIYPLIKNYLGEIIK; via the coding sequence TTGTTAAGATTTGCCCCAAGTCCAACAGGAGATATGCATATTGGTAACTTAAGAGTTGCTATTTTTAATTATATTGTATCTAAACAATTAAAAGAAGATTTAATAATTAGAATTGAAGATACAGATACAGAAAGAAATATTGAAGGAAAAGATAAAGAGATTTTAGAAATTTTAAATCTTTTTTCAATTGAATATAAATCACTTTTCTATCAAAGTGCAAATTTAAAATACCATCAAAAAATGGCTTTACAACTAATGACTCAAAAAAAAGCATTTGCTTGTTTTTGTAGTGATGATAAACTTGATGAATTAAGAGAAGAAGCAAAAAAAGAGGGAAAACCATTTAGATATGATGGATTTTGTGAAAATTTATCTGATGAAACAGTTTTAAATACAAATGCTCCTTTTACAGTTAGAATTAAAAAACCTGAACAAAATATCAAATTTACAGACCTATTAAAAGGTGATTTTGATTATGCACCATTTGATGTTGATTCTTTTATTATTTTAAGACAAGATAAAACACCAACATACAACTATGCATGTGCAGTTGATGATATGTTAATGGATATTTCTGTAGTAATTCGTGGTGAAGACCATGTTTCAAATACTCCAAAACAAATTCATGTAAGAAACTCTTTGGGATATGAAAAAGAGATAAAATATGTTCATTTACCAATTATTTTAAATGCTCAAACTGGTAAAAAAATGAGTAAAAGAGATGATGCAAGTAGTGTAAAATGGTTAATTGAACAAGGTTTTTTACCAAGTGCTATTGCTAATTATTTAGTTTTAATGGGAAATAAAACTCCAACTGAAATTTTTACTTTAGAAGAAGCTATTGAGTGGTTTAAAATAGAGAATGTTTCAAAAAGTGCTGCAAAATTTGATATTGATAAATTAAGATTTATAAATAGAAAACATATTGAAATGCTTGATGAAATGAGATTATCAAAAATTTTAGGTTTTGCTGATGCTGATATTGGAAAACTTGGAAAAATTTTCTTAGAAGAAGCAAGTACAACAAAAGAGATAAAAGAAAAAATTGAACCAATTTTTGCACCAAAAACTTCTTGTGAAGGTTTTGAAGAAGAGTTTTCAAAATTAAAAGAGTGTTTACAAAAAGCACCATTTTTTGAGGATTATGAAGAGTTAAAAAAATATGTAATGGAACAAACAGGATTAAAAGGTAAAAATCTATTTAAACCATTAAGATATATTTTAACAGGTGTTGATAATGGTCCAAACATTTCAGATATTTATCCTTTAATTAAAAATTATTTAGGAGAGATTATAAAATGA
- a CDS encoding YggT family protein codes for MIDALLNSIFTIVLSIIFLYKWVIIISALLTWVRPDPYNPIVQMLYRLTEPAYAFVRRYIPTVVGGMDLAPLILIFALIFLETFLKSLAF; via the coding sequence ATGATAGATGCTTTATTAAACTCTATTTTTACAATAGTTTTAAGTATTATATTTTTATACAAATGGGTTATTATTATTTCTGCTCTTTTAACTTGGGTTAGACCTGATCCTTATAATCCAATTGTTCAGATGCTTTATAGATTAACAGAACCAGCTTATGCATTTGTAAGAAGATATATTCCAACTGTTGTTGGAGGGATGGATTTAGCTCCTCTTATTTTAATTTTTGCACTAATTTTTTTAGAGACATTTTTAAAAAGTTTAGCTTTTTAA
- a CDS encoding lytic transglycosylase domain-containing protein yields MKKQLFSLSATILLNLSVSASEISTTDFLQKDFKVTLEWLEQKPKSYAKDFFILQYLNQDNLSFEDAKIAYEMGNGTNATLKKVFNDKYKKTAPIDLKCYRASIEQLKNEDSKCIALGLSLQEAQGLSKKDLTYFITKLDPYPTLKNDLIILNSNDPFTSLVNSDVKRFLRLFFDLGEDYRIKVLNKKIPNELLNKISLEKDFEKFLRYVVFDKKLTNIQKSLFLFETNKELPPQIQFLLGINAVNNDNINAAYNFFLNSYNKSYLKIDKDKSLFWLYLVSKNTSFLQELSTSWDNNIYSLYAKEIYRIKPDNIVFNVDLKNTKSSFDIYDAFKWMEVVEDTKKNLDEAKLQKYYEIFSDENTLPHLTFVLERFNKYKTQYYITPYRNIIKNYDIYKQVLIYSIARQESHFIPSSISFSSAQGVMQIMPFLSLDISKKLNEDYNIYEQFIPNKNIKYGSFHLDTLMKQFDNNPLFIAYAYNGGGGYTKRQLQKGLFSGKGKFEPFLSMEMISFTETREYGKKVLANYYIYNNYLNSENPISLSTIFQSLVSPY; encoded by the coding sequence ATGAAAAAACAACTTTTTAGCTTAAGTGCTACTATATTATTAAATTTATCTGTCAGTGCTAGTGAAATTAGCACTACAGATTTCTTACAAAAAGATTTCAAAGTTACTTTAGAGTGGCTTGAACAAAAACCTAAATCTTATGCAAAAGACTTTTTTATTTTACAATATCTAAATCAAGATAATTTATCTTTTGAAGATGCAAAAATTGCTTATGAAATGGGTAATGGAACAAATGCTACACTAAAAAAAGTTTTTAATGACAAATATAAAAAAACTGCTCCTATTGATTTAAAATGTTATAGAGCAAGTATAGAACAATTAAAAAATGAAGATTCAAAATGTATTGCATTAGGATTATCTTTACAAGAAGCACAAGGATTATCAAAAAAAGATTTAACTTATTTTATAACAAAACTTGACCCATACCCTACTTTGAAAAATGACTTAATAATTTTAAATTCAAATGATCCTTTTACTTCATTAGTAAATTCAGATGTAAAAAGATTTTTGAGACTTTTTTTTGATTTAGGAGAAGATTATAGAATTAAAGTTTTAAACAAAAAAATTCCAAATGAACTTTTAAATAAAATATCTTTAGAAAAAGATTTTGAGAAATTTTTAAGATATGTAGTTTTTGATAAAAAACTTACAAATATCCAAAAATCATTATTTTTATTTGAAACAAACAAAGAGTTACCACCTCAAATACAATTTTTACTTGGGATTAATGCTGTTAATAATGACAATATTAACGCAGCTTATAACTTCTTTTTAAATTCATACAATAAATCTTATTTAAAAATTGATAAAGATAAATCTCTATTTTGGTTATATTTAGTAAGTAAAAATACCTCTTTTTTACAAGAATTATCGACAAGTTGGGATAATAATATCTACTCTTTATATGCAAAAGAGATATATAGAATAAAACCTGATAATATCGTCTTTAATGTTGATTTAAAAAATACAAAAAGTTCTTTTGATATTTATGATGCCTTTAAATGGATGGAAGTTGTTGAAGATACTAAAAAAAATCTTGATGAAGCAAAACTTCAAAAATATTATGAAATTTTTAGTGATGAAAATACTTTACCTCACTTAACTTTTGTTTTAGAAAGATTTAATAAATACAAAACTCAATATTATATAACTCCATATAGAAATATTATTAAAAATTACGATATTTACAAACAAGTTTTAATTTATTCAATAGCAAGACAAGAGAGTCATTTTATTCCATCTTCTATATCTTTTTCTTCAGCTCAAGGAGTAATGCAAATAATGCCATTTTTATCCCTTGATATTTCAAAAAAATTAAATGAAGATTATAATATTTATGAACAATTTATACCAAATAAAAATATTAAATATGGAAGTTTTCATTTAGATACACTAATGAAACAATTTGATAATAATCCTTTATTTATAGCTTATGCATATAATGGTGGTGGTGGATATACAAAAAGACAACTACAAAAAGGTCTATTTTCAGGAAAAGGGAAATTTGAACCATTTTTAAGTATGGAAATGATTTCTTTTACAGAAACTAGAGAGTATGGTAAAAAAGTTCTTGCAAATTACTATATTTATAATAATTATCTAAATAGTGAAAATCCTATTTCACTATCTACTATTTTTCAAAGTCTAGTATCGCCCTACTAG
- a CDS encoding PLDc N-terminal domain-containing protein produces the protein MKKNRKERIKLNGRLKSSLRKNSPEITYSNIMSSGYIQTNEKYTPKLLIIQIILNSIILAIALYFEILIFIVIFAINYIITWIYSLFSVLKNKFKRKNNKLLWITLILFVPFSAFVYPDFKRIQVVNYK, from the coding sequence ATGAAAAAAAATAGAAAAGAACGAATTAAATTAAATGGAAGATTAAAAAGTAGTCTAAGGAAAAACTCTCCTGAAATTACATATTCAAATATTATGAGTTCAGGTTACATCCAAACTAATGAAAAATATACACCAAAACTTTTGATTATCCAAATTATTTTAAATTCTATAATATTAGCGATTGCTTTATATTTTGAAATTTTAATATTCATTGTTATTTTTGCAATAAATTATATTATTACTTGGATTTATTCATTATTTTCTGTTTTAAAAAATAAATTTAAAAGAAAAAATAACAAACTTCTTTGGATAACATTGATTTTATTTGTACCTTTTAGTGCATTTGTTTATCCTGATTTTAAAAGAATACAAGTAGTTAATTATAAGTAA
- the mobB gene encoding molybdopterin-guanine dinucleotide biosynthesis protein B → MNKKRLVVAFSGPSNSGKTTAIVKVASILQDQGFKVSIVKHDPKDKAMFDREGKDSFKFSQTGADVAVVSPNKTTYFKKSTSSIDDLIELFKDFDYLLVEGLKTLELPRISIFRDRLDESYFGVTDAIACDETINKDDIPNNIEKLDLNNPEELISWINKNAKRV, encoded by the coding sequence ATGAATAAAAAAAGATTAGTAGTAGCCTTTTCAGGTCCATCAAATAGTGGTAAAACCACTGCCATTGTAAAAGTTGCAAGTATTCTTCAAGATCAAGGTTTTAAAGTATCAATTGTAAAACATGATCCAAAAGATAAAGCTATGTTTGATAGAGAAGGAAAAGATTCCTTTAAATTTTCTCAAACTGGTGCAGATGTTGCTGTTGTAAGTCCAAATAAAACAACTTATTTCAAAAAATCTACTTCTTCAATTGATGATTTAATAGAACTTTTTAAAGATTTTGATTATTTATTAGTTGAAGGATTAAAAACTTTAGAACTTCCAAGGATTTCTATTTTTAGAGATAGATTAGATGAAAGTTATTTTGGTGTTACAGATGCAATTGCTTGTGATGAAACTATCAATAAAGATGATATTCCAAACAATATTGAAAAATTAGATTTAAACAATCCAGAAGAGTTAATCTCTTGGATAAATAAAAATGCAAAAAGAGTATAA
- a CDS encoding class 1 fructose-bisphosphatase, which yields MQEIIKAIEESAIKIKYLIETGDTGKSESENSTGDTQLKLDIESDEIIENIFKKIPSIKAIVSEEQEAIVNLHENGKYLIAYDPLDGSSLVDVNLSVGSIFGIYENEFNAQNIIASVYVVFGPRVEMVVTTTDVKMYRLLNGEFKFIQNIKLNEKGKLNAPGSTQNCWAPFHKQLIDDIFNDGYRLRYSGGMVPDLHQILLKGGGLFSYPGTSDKPKGKLRQLFEVFPFALAYEKAGGAAVDGFKRVLEVQTSHIHDTTPCFFGSKTEINRVLEVYKKNV from the coding sequence ATGCAAGAAATAATTAAAGCTATTGAAGAATCAGCAATAAAAATAAAATATTTAATTGAAACTGGTGATACAGGAAAAAGTGAATCTGAAAATTCAACAGGTGACACTCAATTAAAACTTGATATTGAAAGTGATGAAATTATTGAAAATATTTTCAAAAAAATTCCATCAATCAAAGCAATTGTTAGTGAAGAACAAGAAGCAATTGTTAATTTACATGAAAATGGTAAATATTTAATCGCTTATGATCCACTTGATGGTTCATCTTTAGTTGATGTAAACCTATCTGTTGGTTCAATTTTTGGTATTTATGAAAATGAATTTAATGCACAAAATATAATTGCTTCGGTTTATGTAGTTTTTGGACCAAGAGTTGAAATGGTTGTAACTACAACTGATGTTAAAATGTATAGATTACTAAATGGTGAGTTTAAATTTATCCAAAATATAAAATTAAATGAAAAAGGTAAATTAAATGCTCCAGGTTCAACTCAAAATTGTTGGGCACCTTTTCATAAACAATTAATTGATGACATTTTTAATGATGGTTATAGATTAAGATATAGTGGAGGAATGGTTCCAGATTTACACCAAATTTTATTAAAAGGTGGAGGATTATTTTCATATCCAGGAACTAGTGATAAACCAAAAGGAAAATTAAGACAATTATTTGAAGTTTTCCCTTTTGCTTTAGCTTATGAAAAAGCAGGTGGAGCAGCCGTTGATGGATTTAAAAGAGTTTTAGAAGTACAAACTTCTCATATTCATGATACTACTCCTTGTTTCTTTGGTTCAAAAACTGAAATAAATAGAGTTTTAGAAGTTTATAAAAAAAATGTCTGA